tttggtagaatttcttctaaggtgggccccgcagggctgctgggccacttcggatttatgggtgaaatccggggcgggtcctgtcactctCCCCTCGataacatctctctctctctctctctctctctctctctccccctcgaTAACAGATCTTCACGTCTTTGTCTCTGCTTCCAATTCCGGCGAACACCGGAAAGGTGCTATCGGATCTTGCACCATCGTCGTCACCTTCGATTTCCATAAAATGATATCATTAACCACATTAAGAACAAAGTTAAGAGAAAATAAGGCACTCACCACTGAATCGAACGTATGGGTGAGTTCCCTCATGAAATTTGACAAGAAAAGATGGAGACAAGACGAATTTGGCCAAGCCCAGTCATATATCAAGGAATGCCACTTCCGATTTAAACATGCAAGGTAAAATAAGAGGACCTCATTGAGTAGGATACTCAATAAAGTATATTGAGTTCTAAAATTTGGTAGGAAGAGAAGGAAATATAAACTTAACAATGATATTACCTCATAATAGAATTATTTCCAAAGGAATTTGAGGAATCCTAATAAGGAAAGAGGATAAAGAAAAGCTGAAACTCGAAATCTGCTTATTCCTGAGCAAGCTCTACTCAGATCGATATACAGACTTCATTACAGATCTGATTGCACTGATTTTTGGATATGTTATAGAAGAGATGAttatgaacaactttgatgaagaacatTTTTCGATCAGAGGCTTCGATTTAGGTGCATTAAGGCATGAAAATTGATTGACGTAAACAGGGCTAAGAGAAGCTTCAGGAGGAGAAGAACagggagattttgttttctgGCAGAAAAAGCTGGTTAGGCTTGTTTCTTAAAGAACTACTTTTGAGAATTGAGCTTAATAAGGTTAGTATCGATGGAGTTATCTAGAAAGAGGTTAATGATATGGGATGATAATAATAAACTTAAGAAAATAATTTGTTAGGAATATAAATTGTAGAAAAGAGATAATTATTTAAAAGTAATATAGAAGTTGAACAAATTTTGCAAATAATAATTTAGCAAGAATTGTCATAAGAGATATGTTGAAGATTAGGAAACAACTAAAAACTTATCCGTCGAAACTCAAAAGAGACACTTGAAATTTTCAGGTCTCACAGCCACAAATTCTATAGGCTGAGCCTTTGCCATGCTTCAGGTGACGTGACCAGATGAGTTGCTACTCGATTTTGAGGTCGTTGTCTTGCATTTGTTTTTTGGGATGGCTTGAGTGTTCTTGGAAGCCATTGCTCGAACGGATTGGTTGAAGTAGTTTAAcggagaaggagatgagaggcaaagaggtcccactgggcgtgccaatttGTAAACACAGGaatatgaaaacaaacaaaatgcagacacatgtacaaaaataataattttataaataatttaagtgcgggttacaatctttggtaatcctctgattctatCTCCGACGATGtatttcactcaagggcttgacaCTTGATCTTGAGTCGTACAATGGTCACGAGAGTTGACACATGACGAACGTTttggcttgaggttggtgagAAACCGGCTATTtcgcagcttgatggttcttcacgagcttgggaggcttctaaaattttgagagtgttttcttctctctttttttgctGAAgcccttctcttgatttgagagggggtatttatagtgtcggcgtctctctcaatttggaatgccttgatgacacgtaattaattgcattttccttaatagcataattgaatcaatcagcctcaattaattgatttaatcacgatcattaaggaattagccaatcacTTTGATGGGGGAGGACTTAATTATGGACTTTGGCTTCATTTTCTTATGACTGCGGGGACAACTGCTTTTCTGACAATATTTTCAAACTAGAATGAAACTTTATCTAATGCCTCAGATGTTCTAgtttatttttgacattttgccCACTGCTTCTCAGTTGTAGCTTGTAAGCTTCTTTTCCATTGTTcagtactctctctctctcatattgaGTTATTTCTTTCTATAGAAAACAAAATTACCTGGACTAGGGATTTGGGTTGGATGTGGGTAGTTATTTAAGTTCTGTATttgattccctcctccccttcCTCTTTTCTCTTATGTTTTTGCATCTTTCTACAGTGTTTTACCGATGTCAGTTCATACTGTTGACATGTATTCTATGTTAGTGACATGATTGTTTAAATCTTTTCTTTGCCACCGATTGTACTAGTCCATTTTCTATAAAACATCTTAGTTTTCTTCCCTGTTTCTGGTTATGATCTGATAACCTCGGTATTTAGTCAAATTCAACTCCAAGTGTGCAATGCCTGACTGCGAACTATTACTAAACTTTCTTTGGTATAAGCATTGGATGATATATTTCATGGTTTGAATGTTACATACATAAGTAAGTAGTGATATTTCAGACTGCAGATGAATTAACCATTCAATTTCTGTTTTCCCTTCTAGGAGGAAGAGATAAAACTGAAACTTGTCATTGCTTTTGATTGTGGTAAGTTCCTGTATGGAAATTTTCTGTTCGCCTTGTAATAACACCTTTAACTGACATACTAGTTTAATCTTAGAATACTAGATTTAGAATTTTAGTCTTACATTTTgaagtatatatatgtttttaacaGTTCAATCTATGAACTGTCAAAATAATACTTCACTATATAATTGAATTTGTTGCTGTTTCTTGGCCTCAAAAATGTGGAGTTGAAATTGCAGTAGATTTGTGCAGCTAAATCCATTAGGAATTTGCTGATTAAGCCTATTCAATTTAAGAACTCAGTTTCATCTTGGCTAATGAAGGATTAGTTAATCATTTTGGTGAATGAGGCATGGACATAATAACAAAGTTATGAGAAATTGAGTCAAGTGACTATATTTATAGCTATATATGGATTAGTTAATCATTTTGGTGAATGAGGCATGGACATAATAACAAAGTTATGAGAAATTGAGTCAAGTGACTATATTTATAGCTATATATGTTGAATAGTACAAGCACAAATGAAAGCTCATGACAGTGAAACTAAAAGAGTCATCAGGGAGCAACTAAAATAGTACAAGCACTTGAGTTGCTAAGAAGAAATTGCAACTTAACATATAACCATTAACATGTGGGCAACGTAAGGCAGAGACATTGTTTCATGCAATGCGGACACATACATAGGTTTCTACTCAACAAGATTTAGTAACTACCAACAAAaacaataatatataaattacaaCCAGGTTGTTCATAGAAAACAGAATAAAGAAAAGATTGCACCATCAATTCAATAAACACTTACTAACCACGAAGTCCACAAACCAATTTACAAAACGATCAAATAAGTATAATCTACCAAGAATTACCAGAGTAAAAAGAATGGCACCCACTTTTGGACAACTAACATTTAAACATTTGAAAATATACCCATCTCTTTATCACCTGATAGAATTCGGAGGAGTTGATATTCATCTATCAAGGTAAAGTTAGAACAACCAAAGAGAAGAATATGAACAGATTGACCAATAGCAACCTCCCCAATTTCCACATAACTGATAAAAAGAGAGACTAGAAACAATAGCAAGGAAGGAAGTCACTCACCCCAAATCCCAAACGGAACAAAAATAGAATTGAAACACAACTCAAGTATTTCTGCCCAATTCCAAACTTCTTTCAAATTCAGGAGTGAGATTGCAAACTAGCACAATTAAACTAACTAAAATCAATACCATGCTATTAATCAAAGAACAATCAACAAGAACATAATATCAAGAAAAGACACACAATCCAGACAATACCATTTGTGCAGCTGGATACTTGTAGGATGTTACAGTTGAATAGAGAATCTAGTCCAGTTCTTCCCCAACTCTTATTTTAAATTTCATGGTTGCATAATAACTCGGTGATATACACTAAAACTGAAGTAAAATTTAAAACTACCAAAGTAATTATAAGTAGATACTATAGTCAAATAGACGAGGAAAATTATAGACTAGAGACCAGAGGAAAACAAGAAATTTATAATAACAGAACATATTTCCAATAATTTCCAAAAAAGACCTGCCTATTTGCACAACAAAACAACCCAACCCAGTAATGGATTTTCTGGTCTTACCCGTTAATATGGAGGAGCAATCTTGCAGTTTTCCTATGAATTTGCTCTATAAGATCTGGTACAGCATCCAcctaggagaaaaaaaaaacatatcacGTCATCTGAATTATTGGAGTTTCTTTAAACAATCTATGTAATTAATGGATTGTTAAACACTTCACTCCTGTAGAAGGAAACATGCATGGACTCATACAGATGATGTGGTGCAGAAActtacgaaaaaaaaaaatataaaagaaaaagaaagagatagaaGCAATGTAGAAAGAGTATAAGAGTACAATATCAGACTTTATGTCTAGTACCAAATGTTTCTATCAACCGGTTCTGCAGCATTGAACTGAACCACCATTTTTCCATAAACTTTCTATCCTAATTTAGGTGCTTCAAGTATCCATACCAGCATTACTGAGGAAGTGTTCAATATGCTTTTGTATATAAATCTATGGTCTTTTACATTGGGAAGTATCTATGAACAACAGTCTTTCAATTTAAAAAACAACTCCATCACAGATAATTACACGTGCAAACATATTGCTAGTCAGATCCTCATTGAATCATCAACTGCAGAAAGTTAAACCAAGACAATATCATATCATCTTTTTGCAATTACCAAGCCACCATGACAGATTATGAGGAACTCCCATAGAGGATAACAAATTAACGTACCAAATTCACATAGAAATCTTCAACTACAGCAGcatttttttgaaaaagcatTGTCTGGAGATGAGCCTTGGATCTATGCAATATTCGAGCAACGAGAGAGAAAGTATCAGCACCTGCACATCTTTCTGCAATGTAAGGTCCGTTTAGCTCAAGGCAGATTTAGATTGAATATGGCAGTCCTAACTATGGAATTGCAAAATCCGAAAAAAGGAAAGCTATGTTTTACTTTTCAAATAAGCAACAATATAATATCCAAACTAAAGACCACCCGATTTCTTTTCATTAAAAATAAAGtagaaaaaaggaaagaaagaaagagaagagtccGACTGAACAATTTACTTGATAGAATTGTGATTGATACACCACACAACCAATTTATGTTCCTCAGAACATGGTAAATTGGCAATATGTATTCTAGAAAAGTGGAATGGAAACTTTTTGTGAATGTAAATGCTAAGCCCTAAATACAAACTGGCAACTGTGATGAACAATCCATTTCATGTTCTCTAGACGATGTCAAATTGgcaatcaaaatttcaaaaaaaaaaataaataaataaaaaaaaaaagtggagaacaaattcctttttttttagagagagagagaactctgATCTTATCGAATCTCTTGGATGCACCAGCCACTAACTCGTGAGATCTATTGGAGGTTTCGAAGACCCAGCCTTCCAAGGGCGGATCTAGGATTACAGGCTCGGTGGGGCTTGAACTTCCTaacaaaggaagaaaaaaaaatttcagccacAAATGTTGACGCTAACCTGAAATGTTGAATTACACACACAAAGCCACAAATTCAGCAGTTCATGTTTCAACACAAAAACATGAAAGATAAAAGCATTAATCTTAACATCTCATATGAACTAATAAATACCATAACCACACCTAGGAACAACAAGCTCAAATAAGAAAATGTTTGGTCAGAGAGGAAAAGCTTCACTCAAATCCCTTTTCTGGATTACCACTGTCTTTAAACATGATATAGTCTTCTCTCATGACAGGTCTTGGATCTCGGCCAACCTGTAGTTAGAAAGAATTTTATTGAACTTCTCACTCAATACATGGTAGTGAAAAACAATTTAAATAATGTCAACTAGAAAGGCTCTTAAAGATCTCGGTTTAGATCCTATAGACATCCAAAAGACATGTTTGAAGTTTAAGGCTACAAAGCCCTTATCTTGGTATCAATAACCTACCTCAAGAAACCGTTCTCTTGCTTCCTTAATTCCATATAATTGAGCTTCACAAAGAAAGCACCAAATGGACTCCTCTGTATCATTTGGATTCTGGGCAACATCTATTCGGAACTGCTCTGCCCCTTCTTCAAATCTGTACATAAAGATaaataatttaaccctagacaCATAACTTCACCAAAGTAGTTCTAAAATTTTACACTTAGTTTGGGGACCAATAAACTTTAGTTCCATAAACGCACATATTCAGCAAACCTAACCCACCCAATAACTGGGATTTATCAGAATTAACAAttgaattaacaatttcaatttgggttTTATCAATTTGGAGAGATGAATTGGGTTTTGCTAGAATACCTCTTTCGGTGGAGTGATTGGACTGAATAACCTAGCAATTTTGAACACTGATCAAGGGCCGAGCTGGGAGCCGCCGAAGAactgaagaactgaagaagtgaATATCAGAATTCAGAAATcagaaacttaaaaaaaaaggaatatcaGAAtataaaggagaagaagaggaagagaagaagacggAGAGGGAGAGACAGATACCTGGAGGCTGGAGTTCGGAGAcggagaggaggagaagaagtgaAGGAACGGTGCTGGAGTTCGGGAGTCTGTGGTTCGGCCACTTCAGTGGGGCTTGAGAAAGGAAAAGAGCgtcccccccaaaaaaaaaaaaaaaaaaactaacatatataccttttttttttttttggcccatACAGGTTGGATCCGCCACTGCAGCCTTCACATTCCTTGATGAGCTTCTTCTTCCCAGTATGCAGAACTAGCAGATAGAAGAACCTCCTTTTTTCAGTATGAAGAACCCTAATCTCAAGTTGAGATAGCAGAGAGAGGAGAATTACACACctcttcaaattcaaaaataaaaaatcaaagaaaagaggggttagggtttgcgactCAAAGAACCGCAGAGAGGGGAGTGAAATCAGAGAGAGGGAAAATGTGGAAGTTTTTTTTGGCGTAAATGTATCTAGAAGAATATGGGTTTcgagaagaagatgggtttgaTTCTTTAAGAGATTCCTCTTTCAGAAGCTAGAAGAACATGGTTTTACGGATTTTCCCGAAGACTAGCTAAGTGGGAGACAGTGTAGTAGACAAAGGCGCATTaagtttatttttttacttttataatcaattcagacaatACATAAATGAATTTTGGTTGTTTGATTGTCTATACTTGAAACTTAGGGACCTAACAAGCAAATCTCCCGCCTAGTGCGAATCACATACAAACTCACTTCTCCAGCCTAGGATTGCCATCTCGCATTCATACAACAAAAATAAGTcattccgttgtaggagcttacAATCGTGTACCAGCATTTCACTCAAAAATTGGTCTTTTTGGGGCTAATCGCTCTCATTTTGGAGTACATCagattttcttccaaacttgcacaacggaaacaaaaaatgtgttgtatgttattttgcaacttactctTATATGACAGATAcaactatactgttgtacaaGGTCAGTCAAAATTTCGACTCAAATTTGAGCAAAGTGAgagggaaattttttttcattcagacaacagacaaaatctTATAACTGTTGTGCAATAATCTTgcacccaaaaaaattgatttttgaCCTCCTTATACAACTAAATCTCATTAAATGTGTTGTGTGAAGCTGTTTTCGTcaacacacaacggaaatttttttttcgttgtctaaaaagtgtagtgtgatgaggattttggcatagtgcaCATTCATATGCCTTAACTGTTGTAGACGTCTGACCATTGAGGATTGGAAAAACACTTTTCAAACTCTGACACGAGCGAATGTCTACTGTCTCTAGATTTTTGAAACTCTCTGGAGATAGTTGGCTATGCCATAATGTCATTAACTTGGTCGAGCCATTGATGAACAATCTCTTCAAACTTGGAAATACTACCTGCATACACAACCATTCATCTTATGTAAGATGCATGTTTCACTTGAGTGAACGGATTGGAAATAAATGATGAAAGGAACATAAACAAGACAAACAAGTCAATCACATTTTTGTCAAAGAAAGCATTCCCAATGTTTTCTCTCGAGTCCCTTTTTTGAATTTCAATATACTTCTTTGGTTGTGAAATCTCCAGAGATGGAAATCCAGTCTAACTTCTTGAGCAAAATCTTGTGAGGATTGGAAGATCATTTAGCTTCAGATGTTGTAGCTTAGAGAACATgtcattcatatgcttttcatcaGATTCGTCTGTTGATACTATTTCTTCCAtggtttgacatctagatatttgaAGATGTGTGAGTTGTACATGACTTCTAGCCATGGAAGATGATAATAATGATCTCAAACTATGTAGGTCACTCACCACCAATCTTTTTAAGTTGGGAAAAACCCCCTATAAAACAAATCAATTATGATTATGATACTGAATTAGTATTATAATTCAAAACGTAGATTGATAACTTCACCGCTTGTAATTACGGATCGATACTATATAAATATTCTATTTAGCCAAAAAAATAGAGCAACACATTATAGGCCGGCTATAAAAAATGTTAGGATAGGTGTGCTCAAGAGAGTATGTATTATACCATTTTAAGTCACACAATTTTGCATTTGTGAAAATTTCTCAACATATGTATCTTTTTTGACTAACTAAATGGAAGCTTTTCAAACTCAAAGAATATATATCAAGTTACAAAAATTTGCATCTATGAAAATTTCTCAACATATGTGTATTTTTTTACTAACTAAATAGGAAGTTCGAAACTAAAAGAACGAAAATGGAgtgaagaagataaaaaaaaaatgcttttcTCCAGGACTAAATATCCATAGTGTAACAATAATGTGTttgcaaaagaaagaaattgactaAATATTTTCATAAAAAGATGTCTATACTAATGAAAGATAGACTCAACtggacccaaaaaaagaaaaaaaaagacactaaaacGTGTCAAACTAAATCTAAAAAGTGTACCTCCCCTTTAATGATATGTCTAAATTCAGCATTCTGGACatggagatgtttcagttgctGAAATCCGTCAAAATATAATTGATAGGCAGTATTATTACCAGCCTTCATCCCATTTAAGTGTAACTCGTCAGTTCTTTTCAGCAACATATTTACACCAGATTGATACAATTCATTGCTGGTAGTGAGCTTGATCTTTAGTGTGTTGAGGTTTGCATCCTTATTATTCCAGTTCCACACAG
This portion of the Rosa chinensis cultivar Old Blush chromosome 1, RchiOBHm-V2, whole genome shotgun sequence genome encodes:
- the LOC112198166 gene encoding uncharacterized protein LOC112198166 isoform X1; translation: MGQKKKKQTPELQHRSFTSSPPLRLRTPASSSSAAPSSALDQCSKLLGYSVQSLHRKRFEEGAEQFRIDVAQNPNDTEESIWCFLCEAQLYGIKEARERFLEVGRDPRPVMREDYIMFKDSGSSSPTEPVILDPPLEGWVFETSNRSHELVAGASKRFDKIRVLSLSKKKERCAGADTFSLVARILHRSKAHLQTMLFQKNAAVVEDFYVNLVDAVPDLIEQIHRKTARLLLHINGLQSHS
- the LOC112198166 gene encoding uncharacterized protein LOC112198166 isoform X2, whose amino-acid sequence is MGQKKKKQTPELQHRSFTSSPPLRLRTPASSSSAAPSSALDQCSKLLGYSVQSLHRKRFEEGAEQFRIDVAQNPNDTEESIWCFLCEAQLYGIKEARERFLEVGRDPRPVMREDYIMFKDSGSSSPTEPVILDPPLEGWVFETSNRSHELVAGASKRFDKIRKDVQVLILSLSLLEYCIDPRLISRQCFFKKMLL